From the genome of Vicia villosa cultivar HV-30 ecotype Madison, WI linkage group LG2, Vvil1.0, whole genome shotgun sequence, one region includes:
- the LOC131649607 gene encoding E3 ubiquitin-protein ligase MPSR1-like, giving the protein MASETEIFGHSLYDLIRSVRDTTSEDEASQLSYMFERMIRTRDMSLFFPFMLRLYGLSIPRNDDEDSDQETERNGDSNRQRFILMNPSTQRIVVINEVSSLETLLHELGSTTHNGQPPASKESIEGMKRVEIEESDGGECVVCLEEFKVGGVVKEMPCKHKFHGNCIEKWLGIHGSCPVCRYQMPIDEKEEEN; this is encoded by the coding sequence ATGGCATCTGAAACTGAAATTTTCGGACATTCTCTGTACGACTTGATAAGAAGTGTTAGAGACACGACTTCGGAAGATGAAGCTTCTCAACTTTCTTATATGTTTGAAAGAATGATCAGAACCAGAGACATGTCTCTGTTCTTTCCCTTCATGCTTCGTCTTTATGGTTTGTCAATTCCAAGAAACGATGACGAAGACTCAGATCAAGAAACAGAGCGTAACGGAGATTCTAACCGTCAAAGATTCATCTTAATGAATCCATCAACACAGCGTATTGTTGTAATCAACGAAGTTTCAAGTCTCGAAACTCTGCTTCATGAACTTGGAAGTACTACACATAATGGTCAACCGCCAGCTTCAAAGGAGTCAATAGAAGGTATGAAAAGGGTTGAAATTGAAGAAAGTGATGGTGGAGAGTGTGTTGTTTGTTTGGAGGAGTTTAAGGTTGGTGGAGTTGTTAAAGAAATGCCTTGTAAGCATAAGTTTCACGGTAATTGTATTGAGAAGTGGTTAGGGATTCATGGGTCTTGTCCTGTTTGTAGGTATCAGATGCCTAttgatgagaaagaagaagaaaattaa